The sequence below is a genomic window from Streptomyces sp. NBC_00289.
GCGGTGAACGTATCGCCGCCATGGAGCCCGAGCAGGATCTGCTCACGCTCGTCGATCGTCAGGCAGCCGGGACGAGGCCCCAACCAAACGGCTTCGCATCGAGATGCCGTCCACTGCGGGCCATGACGCCGACCATCGGCGCGCTGCAGCCGATCTCGCGGGCGATGTCGACCAGCCGCCAGCCCTTCGCATACAGCCTGAGCGCGAGCTGCTTCTGCTCCCGGCTGATATGACCATGCTTGCCCTGCATCCGGATCCTCCTGTGATCAGCGACTGTCTCATCTCGCAGGACTCGTTGCACTGACCGCTTGAATCCGCCCGAGCTAAGCCACCTCGATGCCGCGCTCGAGCATCAACTCCTCGACGTCGCGCACACTCAGGTGAACCGGTGGTACAGCCACACACAGGGGGAGATGACCTCCGGCGGGAAGCGGAACCCCCGGTACGACACCGCGTCCACGAGCAGCCCCTCCAACGATCCGGCCAGACGGATGATCATGCCAGCTGAGAAGGCCTCCACTCAACCGTCAACTGATTCGGGGACCGGGAGCTGAGGGGCCTCGCGTTTTCCGGACAGGCTTCTGACCGTTTATTTCACGCGGCGATTCGCAACTTCTCGTACTCGGCATGGACTTCGCGTGGAGGGCGGTACCCCACCGCCGAGTGGAGGCGTTTGCGATTGTACCAGAATTCGATGTAGCGAGTGATGTCCTGCTGGGCGACCTCGCGGGTCAGGTAAGTCACCCTTGATACGCGCTCGTTCTTCAGGGCGCCGAAGAATGATTCGGCCATGGCGTTGTCGAAACAGATCCCGGTGCGGCCGGCAGATCTGCGGAGCCCGAACCGGTCCAGCGTCCTCCCGAACTCGGCTGACATGTAGTTACTTCCGCGATCCGAGTGAAATATCGCGTCGGCCGAGAGGTTCCTGTTCCGTGCCGCGTTACGGATCGCCTTGGATATCAGTGGGGTTTGGTAGTGGTCGTCCATCGCGTAACCGATGACTTCCTTCGTGCAGCAGTCGATTACCGTCGCGAGGTACAGCCAGCCTTCCCCGGTCCCGATATAAGTAATGTCACCGACGAGCTTTTCGCCGGGTGCGTCCGCGGTGAAGTTGCGGCCGACGAGGTCCGGCACTTGGCCGGCCGCGGCCTTGGTGAGGTTGAACCTCTTCGGCTGTGGCTGGCAGGACTCAAGTCCCAGCTCGCGCATCAGGCGGCGGACCAGTTCCAGGCCGACGCTGATGCCCCAGCGGTGCAGCTGGGCTTGGATGCGACGGTGGCCGTAGGTGCTGTCGGAAATGTCGAAGGCTTTCTTGATGAGCAGTTTCAGTTCCTCGCGCCGCTGTGTCGTCGCGGATTCCGGGCGGGATCGCCAGTCGTAGTAGCCGGATCTGGAGACGCCGAGTCTGCCGCACATGAACTCGACGCTGTATGCGCACTCCGCAGTGTCGAGCCGCATCTCATCGATGAACTGTACTTGCTTGCTACCGGGGATCCTTCGCGAAGTACGCCGCGCATTTTTTCAGGAAGGAGTTTTCCATCTCCAGCTCACGGTTCCGCCGTTCGAGTTCCTTCAGGCGTACCCGCTCGTTCACCGTGAATTCTGCATCGGGAGCCGGTTCCTGCTGCTTCTGGTGCTTCTTCACCCAGCCGCGTAGCGTCTCCGAGTTCAGCTCAAGCTCCCGGGCAACTTCGGAGATCGTCTTGCTTGACCTCAACGCGATCTGGACTGCTTCCTCACGGAACTATGGCGAGTACTTACTGGGTGGCGCCACTTCTTCCTCGTTTCCTGTTCAGGACAACCCTATTGGGTCCCTGTCCGGAAACTTCGGGGCCCCTCAAGCTCCACCTCCCGCACCAGGGCCCGCTCCGCGCCCGTGTCCGGCAAGCCGGCCGACTGCCGGAAGGCACCGCCCTGGCCGCGTTACAGGAAGTTGTTAGGCCAGATCATGGTGCGCCACATGTGTGCGACCGGTGAGCCATCAAAGCCCAGGCCCTGATCGGGTTGCCGGAAGTGCCGGCCGATGATGTCTTCGAACTCGGCGATGTCGATGTCGTTTTCGTTGTCGAAGGTGTACAGGTCGTTGAGGGTGACCAGACGCGCTGTCATGTACCAACGGTGTGCACGAATGTGCTCATAGGCACTGTGTATGTGTGCGGGTGGGGCGTATTGCGGGCCGAAGAAGGTCCGGTATGCCTCGGGGTAGTCGTAGCCAACCGACGGGTCGGGAAAGAAACGCAGGATCTCGTGCTGGCGGATAGCCCAGGCGACTTTCTCGGAGACGTAAGGGGCCACCAGCTGGGCGCCCCAGTGTCCATGGTGGCTGCGCAGCAGGCCGCCCACAGCGATGTCGTGGAGGAGACAGGCCAGCACCACCTCCTCGTTCAGCCCCAAGTCTCGGGCCCGGCGGGCGCTGTGCAGCATATGCCGGGCGGTGAAGGGCTCAAGGCGCAGCCGGAAGAAGTCCGCCAGAGTCGGACGCTCGGGCATCGGGGGCAGAGCAGGGTTGTCACCCATCATGAACACTTTGCCAGGACGCAGCTCAGCCAGCAGTTCCTCGCCGGTGGCGTGATGCGCGGTGCCCATCATGGCGATCGACGGCAGAACGGCCATTCGTTCCAATCCCTCCTGGCCGTGACCAGGGCGGGGCTGGG
It includes:
- a CDS encoding IS3 family transposase, which gives rise to MRLDTAECAYSVEFMCGRLGVSRSGYYDWRSRPESATTQRREELKLLIKKAFDISDSTYGHRRIQAQLHRWGISVGLELVRRLMRELGLESCQPQPKRFNLTKAAAGQVPDLVGRNFTADAPGEKLVGDITYIGTGEGWLYLATVIDCCTKEVIGYAMDDHYQTPLISKAIRNAARNRNLSADAIFHSDRGSNYMSAEFGRTLDRFGLRRSAGRTGICFDNAMAESFFGALKNERVSRVTYLTREVAQQDITRYIEFWYNRKRLHSAVGYRPPREVHAEYEKLRIAA
- a CDS encoding transposase: MRSSKTISEVARELELNSETLRGWVKKHQKQQEPAPDAEFTVNERVRLKELERRNRELEMENSFLKKCAAYFAKDPR